The following nucleotide sequence is from Oncorhynchus clarkii lewisi isolate Uvic-CL-2024 chromosome 6, UVic_Ocla_1.0, whole genome shotgun sequence.
ATTAAAACACAGAGGGACATTTTGATTACTCTGCAACAGTGGATTATCTCTCAAATCTATCAACCGTGACACAAGAGGACattgtgttcaaatcaaatcaaagtttatttgtcacatgcgccgaatacaacagatacttacagtgaaatgcttacttacaggctctaaccaatagtgcaaaaaaggtattaggtgaacaataggtaagtaaagaaataaaaacaacagtaaaaagacagtgaaaaacagtagcgaggctatattgtGTTGTCTTGTGCACAGTGCAATCAACAATTCAGTATACGTGAATCATTTTCCTACTCTTAAAGTATGGACATCTTGACATTCAGTACGCAATATCAGACTGGCctctagtgtgtttgtgtgtgtttggtatcAAATGATCAAGGCATACTATATATACATTCCTTCCAACAGGGAAGTTTAATGAAAGCGaagcaaagaaaaaaacaataacaacacaatatgttaaacaataaaaatgtatctGCAATGttgaattaaataaaataaactcaaagaATAAGACACAACCAAAATCTGTTGCAATGCAGGTAGCACAGTATggaacaaaatgtaaaaagtgACTATTTTCCCATGTCTGTAAATTCAAAATACCCATGATAAAGGTAGTCATGTATATCTTGTGTGGTGTGCTATTATGACAAAAAAACTACAAatacgaaaatgtatgcactcactactctaCCTCGCTCTCAATAAGAGGGTCTTCTAAATTAGCAAAATGTCAATGTTACAGTCTGGGATCTGGTTCAGGAGGGGCCAGTTTGATCCACAAACGGTCCCAGAAGGCAGACTGCAGAGCCGGTTCCTGAGGCCAGTCCAGGTAGGTCCTGGTCTTGACCAGCCTGGCCAGGCGGTGGTGGGCACACAGCTGGCGAGGAGGGATGTCCTCCAAGAAGACCAGGATAAGGATGTCCCTGTGCTCCACCAACAGACGCAGGGTGGCCAGTCGTAGCTCCAGGGAGCACCAGTTACTGCGCAGGTAGTGACGACTCACCACACACAGGGTGTGGCGGCTGCTGTAGAGGCTGTCTGTGATGTTGTCCACAATGTCCTTCCCCAGCTGGAAGTCCCTACTATGCAGACAGAGACGCAGGTAGGGAGGCCCCCTCTGCTCCAAGCCCGGCAGCAGCTGCTCCACCACCCAGCGCTCGTCTCTACTGCTGTACGACACAAACACATCATAGCAGTGGCGCCCTCTGGGGTTGGGCCTCCGCACGGCCTCCTCCATCCAGCCACGGAGGATGTGGCAGAAGGCCAGCAGGTAGTCCCCAGCCAGCTGATAGAGCACCGTCACCAGCATGAAGAGGAGCAGGCCCAATGAGGTGCAGAAGAACAGGACAAAGCCCACGTCCAGGGAACAGTTGGCCTCTGAGTACCTGGCAAAGTTTTGGATACCAGTCTCATCTTTACAGGTCAGATCAGCCTCATTGGGGTGCCAGATGATGACCTGGATATGCCCCTGACCCCTGGCCCAGTTGTCCAGCCAGGTGTTGTCACAGCTACAGTGCAGACGAGGTCTGTAGAACAACAGGTAACTCAGGCTGGTCAGGGGCTCTGGGAAGGTCTCTAACATACTGAACTCCTCTTCGACTTTGATTGACAGCTGCACGAGGGAGTGCAGGTCTCTGCTCAGCTCCTCCTCCAGAGTGAGGATCCTACAGGAGATGAGGTTCAGGCTCTCCAGTTTGGTCAGATTGCGGAACATGATGGCCAGCCCCGGTTGCAGGATAAGGTCAACTCTCATCAGCTTAAGATACCTCAGCTGCACAAGTGTGTTCAGGTCAGTCATATCTACAAACTCTGCATAGAGCATAGACTGGAAGTCAAAATACTCCAGGGAGGTGAAGTACTTTGCAGCAAAATGAGATCCACACAGGAGGTGCTCTGTCATAGCTGTGAGGCTGACGACGGACTTGAAGAACGGCCTCCAGCAGTCCTGGAAAGACACATTTTTGGCACGGACCTGAAGGGCCAAGCCTAGTTTAGGGGTGCTGTTGCTGCCGATGATGATGTTGATACAACCGAAAAAGGAGGTAATGTTCATGTACATCAATCCCGGAGGGAAGACCCCAAATATGTGCGTCAGATTTAAAGTCACACGCTTCTCccactggctggctggatggtgaATGTCCCCTAAATCTACATTCTTCAGTGAAGTGAGGTGAATGAATGCAAAAGCTTCAATGTGTACAAGTGGGTTTAGTTCCAGTGTTAGGGTCTCTAAGTTGTGCAGGCCAAATAAAGTGTTCTTTGTAATCTGAGAGATATTGTTATCCCTTAAATTTAGGATCCTCAATTTACCAAGTCCGTTAAATGTAAAGTCCGAAATATTGTTAATGTTGCTGGATTCTAGATCCAGATGTTCCAGATTTTTCAAGCAACTGAACTGCTCTGAGGTGATACTTGGCATGTATAGGGTCAAGGAAAGTCTCTTCAGCCATGTGATTGGGCCCTGAGTGTGAGTGTCACAAAGCTCAATGCACTCAGGTTTAACGTCCCAGTATCTTAACACTGACACATcagtgagattcttcaaataatgGATCAAGTTGACTCTAACATTATCACTATGACAGATGCTGAGTCTGAGCACCTCGATCCCCTGACAATTTCTTATTGCAGACTCTGAGTAGTTCTCAGTTTTATGGTCACTTATATGAACTTGTCTGATTGATAGTTTGAATACAGTCTCACAAACCGATTCAAAAGAAATGTTATTGTTGAACACAAAATGACGCAGCCTGCTGATACCAGACTGCAGAAGCTGTGTCTGTAGTGCATCATTGTCAGGCAAAAAAAGAGAGGAAATGTTTTCAAAGCATTTTAATGCTCTTTTTTCTAAACGGTGGGCATTAGGGAAGTTAAGAAACACCTCTTGAAGACGGTAGAAATAAGGAAACTCAAGAACAGCTCCGTTGGTGTCAGAACAGTTTGGGTGCCTTAAAATGACTATGCCATCTGAAGTGAAGTCCAGGGCTGTCAATGACTGTGACATATTGACTATCCTACATAGCAAATCAGAGAGTTCTTCTGTACAACTATCGACTGTGAGTTTCTTCAGAAGAGGTATCCCTCCTAATGCGTCCGGTGCCATCACAGAAAGCCTGTAGTTCTCAATGGACAATTCCTCAAGATTAGTCAGGTCACTGAATGTGTTAGGTAGAAGTGAGGAATTGTAACACTGTTCCATACACAGCAGATAGAGTTTCTTCACATGGGACAGCCCCTTGAAGGTTCCAGGGAGAATCGTGGACAGACATCCGCGTATGTGAATGGTCTCAAGGACGGAGAATCGAGATAAAGCCCCAGACTGCATCACAGACCCACTCCTGATCTCGAGACAGAGAGCCTGGTAGTTTGACGGAACAATGGAAAGGTTGAGTTTGAGATCAGATAAATCCCAGCAAACGGCAGTTAGGTTGCTGTGAGGGCAGGAACTGGAGTGAATGGAAAGCCAGTAATTAGATTTCTTGTCATAGAGGACGCATTTATTACTTAACCAACCCCAGGAGCCTATGATCCAAACCACCAATAGTTCAAACTGAGCAGAGACCAGCCTCATCTTTCTTTTGAAGTAGACACTGGTCTGCTAGGATGATGTGAAGCCGTCTGTAGTTTGTCCGTAGGAAATCACTTTCAGCATCCTGTTTCTTATCCAGTTGAGATTTTGTCATACAGTGTAGGTTGATTAACAAATCTGTCTGGGATTGTAGATATATCATCAGAATACTCC
It contains:
- the LOC139412311 gene encoding toll-like receptor 13 → MRLVSAQFELLVVWIIGSWGWLSNKCVLYDKKSNYWLSIHSSSCPHSNLTAVCWDLSDLKLNLSIVPSNYQALCLEIRSGSVMQSGALSRFSVLETIHIRGCLSTILPGTFKGLSHVKKLYLLCMEQCYNSSLLPNTFSDLTNLEELSIENYRLSVMAPDALGGIPLLKKLTVDSCTEELSDLLCRIVNMSQSLTALDFTSDGIVILRHPNCSDTNGAVLEFPYFYRLQEVFLNFPNAHRLEKRALKCFENISSLFLPDNDALQTQLLQSGISRLRHFVFNNNISFESVCETVFKLSIRQVHISDHKTENYSESAIRNCQGIEVLRLSICHSDNVRVNLIHYLKNLTDVSVLRYWDVKPECIELCDTHTQGPITWLKRLSLTLYMPSITSEQFSCLKNLEHLDLESSNINNISDFTFNGLGKLRILNLRDNNISQITKNTLFGLHNLETLTLELNPLVHIEAFAFIHLTSLKNVDLGDIHHPASQWEKRVTLNLTHIFGVFPPGLMYMNITSFFGCINIIIGSNSTPKLGLALQVRAKNVSFQDCWRPFFKSVVSLTAMTEHLLCGSHFAAKYFTSLEYFDFQSMLYAEFVDMTDLNTLVQLRYLKLMRVDLILQPGLAIMFRNLTKLESLNLISCRILTLEEELSRDLHSLVQLSIKVEEEFSMLETFPEPLTSLSYLLFYRPRLHCSCDNTWLDNWARGQGHIQVIIWHPNEADLTCKDETGIQNFARYSEANCSLDVGFVLFFCTSLGLLLFMLVTVLYQLAGDYLLAFCHILRGWMEEAVRRPNPRGRHCYDVFVSYSSRDERWVVEQLLPGLEQRGPPYLRLCLHSRDFQLGKDIVDNITDSLYSSRHTLCVVSRHYLRSNWCSLELRLATLRLLVEHRDILILVFLEDIPPRQLCAHHRLARLVKTRTYLDWPQEPALQSAFWDRLWIKLAPPEPDPRL